A genomic segment from Gilvibacter sp. SZ-19 encodes:
- a CDS encoding DUF368 domain-containing protein: MAAKRSFADGIWLVLKGLAMGAANKVPGVSGGVVAFVAGFYEEFIYSLQKINRKAFALLFNGRFRSFYDYVNGQFLGLLILGMLISYFSVSKILDYWLQHYELYVWSGFFGMIIGSIYYIGRDFKKWNKQTISLLIVGALLGISISFLEPAKENDNLLFVFFCGIVGVSGMTLPGLSGSFILILFGNYVLLLVDAVNALYDTVANILSWDFSFTDDPQRLRLLLVLTVFALGSLTGLVTLSHGLGYVLKRFKGATYAAIIGFITGSLGVVWPWKNKIYELDASGAIAIDANGDAIISNYERYFPEIMSSQTLWAVVFIALGILLILSLGWYDTYKRR; this comes from the coding sequence ATGGCCGCCAAGCGTAGTTTTGCAGACGGAATTTGGTTGGTCCTAAAAGGCCTGGCTATGGGAGCGGCCAACAAAGTTCCTGGAGTTTCAGGAGGTGTGGTCGCCTTTGTTGCTGGCTTTTACGAAGAGTTCATTTACTCCCTTCAAAAGATAAATAGAAAGGCATTTGCCCTACTTTTCAATGGACGCTTTCGCAGTTTTTACGACTATGTGAACGGGCAGTTCTTAGGCCTGCTCATCTTGGGGATGCTGATCAGTTATTTCAGTGTATCTAAGATCTTGGATTATTGGTTGCAGCATTACGAGCTCTATGTTTGGAGCGGATTCTTTGGAATGATCATAGGCTCTATCTACTACATTGGCCGCGATTTCAAAAAATGGAACAAACAGACCATCAGTCTTTTGATAGTAGGTGCGCTTTTAGGCATCAGCATTAGTTTTTTAGAACCTGCAAAAGAGAACGACAATTTATTGTTCGTATTCTTCTGTGGAATAGTTGGGGTTTCAGGGATGACCCTACCGGGACTGTCCGGTTCGTTCATTCTGATCCTTTTTGGCAACTATGTTTTATTGTTGGTCGATGCAGTAAATGCGCTTTACGACACGGTGGCAAACATTCTCAGTTGGGATTTCTCCTTTACAGACGATCCGCAGCGGCTTAGATTACTCTTGGTCTTAACTGTGTTCGCTTTAGGGTCGCTAACTGGACTTGTCACACTCTCGCACGGACTAGGCTATGTGCTTAAGCGCTTTAAAGGAGCAACCTATGCAGCCATTATTGGTTTTATTACCGGTTCGCTGGGCGTGGTTTGGCCTTGGAAGAACAAGATCTATGAGTTGGACGCTTCGGGCGCCATCGCTATAGACGCCAATGGCGATGCGATAATAAGCAATTACGAGAGGTATTTCCCAGAAATCATGAGCAGCCAGACGCTTTGGGCTGTTGTTTTCATTGCCTTGGGAATCTTACTTATTTTATCCTTGGGTTGGTACGACACTTATAAAAGACGCTGA
- a CDS encoding shikimate dehydrogenase — MARFGLIGKNIDYSFSRGYFKEKFQNLGLDHTYENVDLPSEANLEHFFANMPDFKGLNVTIPYKSAVIPFLDELDPVAESIGAVNTIKITADNRRIGFNTDHHGFVKALEPFLPLEDRSALILGTGGAAAAIVHALANLDFRIQFVSRKASETALSYEQVNRYVILDHLLIVNCTPLGTFPKVEAHPDIPYDFLSNNHLLFDLVYNPEETTFMRLGAERGARVTNGYKMLVGQAEKAWEIWNS, encoded by the coding sequence ATGGCACGCTTTGGATTGATCGGGAAGAATATAGACTATTCCTTTAGTCGCGGATATTTCAAAGAAAAGTTTCAGAACTTAGGGCTTGACCATACCTATGAGAATGTCGATCTGCCATCCGAAGCGAACTTGGAGCACTTCTTTGCAAATATGCCGGATTTTAAAGGTCTCAATGTCACCATTCCTTATAAAAGCGCTGTAATACCGTTCTTAGATGAATTAGACCCGGTAGCGGAGTCTATTGGAGCGGTAAATACCATCAAGATCACCGCAGACAACCGACGCATTGGATTCAACACCGATCACCACGGTTTTGTTAAAGCCTTAGAACCTTTTTTGCCACTGGAAGATCGTTCCGCTCTAATCCTTGGCACAGGTGGCGCAGCCGCAGCAATTGTGCACGCCTTAGCCAACCTGGACTTCAGAATCCAATTTGTTTCCCGAAAGGCTTCGGAAACAGCCTTGAGCTATGAGCAGGTCAATCGTTATGTGATCCTAGATCACTTACTGATCGTGAATTGCACCCCTTTAGGAACCTTCCCCAAAGTAGAAGCGCATCCAGATATTCCTTATGATTTCTTGAGCAACAACCACTTGCTTTTCGATCTGGTCTACAACCCGGAAGAGACCACTTTTATGCGTTTGGGCGCCGAAAGAGGGGCTCGCGTCACCAATGGCTATAAGATGCTAGTTGGGCAAGCAGAAAAGGCTTGGGAAATCTGGAATTCTTAA
- a CDS encoding DUF349 domain-containing protein, whose product MSDPKDQPDLPAEDPKVEAAQESQEETQTPEESTVTEVESELESAEESEETVSSDDTDQDDTDAEEELPDYDELDPQGMVSAFEELLKSGKVASIKPKVEALKKAFNSQFQEAFEQQKEAFLAEGGNIVDFHYSTPEKKAFSTLIFNYKEKLNNHYKNLKKDLQANLDKRLELIEELKGLLAIDENINTTYKHFKDIQDRWREAGPIQRDKYNTVWNTYHHHVENFYDFLHLNREFRDMDFKHNLDQKLKIITRAEELAQETDVSKAFRELQMLHKVWKEELGPVAKQYRDEVWEKFSAATKVIHDKRMAAQQEMEKSYETNYLQKQEVINSIKETTAQVKPTHQAWQQAIKKVQDLRNLFFEIGKVPRAKNQEIWDAFKASTRDFNKHKNDFYKQQKKQQYTNLEKKLELIATAEKYKDSDNFEEATPIMKRIQTEWKQIGHVPRKDSDRIWSEFKAACNHYFERLHNKRNAANKEETEAFEKKKALLDQLSGFKASKDTEKDLASLKTLLEDWKAAGRVPFNKKNIESKFQKSLDQAFGALNMDKMEAEMIKYDAKLESLKSNNDPRKLNNEKIYVSKKIDEVVQEINQLENNLGFFQNSDASNPLFKEVQNNIERHKENLELWRAKLNKLRALD is encoded by the coding sequence ATGTCTGACCCGAAAGACCAGCCCGATTTACCCGCAGAAGATCCTAAAGTTGAAGCCGCTCAGGAATCTCAAGAAGAGACGCAAACCCCTGAAGAATCTACAGTTACAGAAGTAGAATCTGAGTTAGAGAGCGCAGAAGAATCCGAAGAGACAGTGAGCTCAGACGATACCGATCAAGACGATACTGACGCAGAAGAAGAACTGCCAGATTACGACGAGCTGGACCCACAAGGCATGGTCAGCGCTTTTGAAGAACTTTTAAAAAGTGGCAAGGTCGCTTCGATTAAACCAAAGGTAGAAGCCCTAAAAAAAGCATTCAACAGTCAATTTCAAGAAGCTTTTGAACAACAAAAGGAAGCCTTTTTGGCCGAGGGTGGAAATATTGTGGACTTTCATTATTCAACTCCAGAAAAGAAAGCCTTCAGCACACTAATTTTCAACTACAAGGAAAAACTCAACAATCACTACAAAAACTTAAAAAAGGATCTACAAGCCAATCTGGACAAGCGCTTGGAACTCATTGAGGAACTCAAAGGATTGTTGGCTATTGACGAGAATATCAACACTACCTACAAGCACTTTAAGGACATACAAGACCGCTGGAGAGAGGCCGGACCTATTCAACGTGATAAGTACAATACAGTTTGGAACACCTATCACCATCACGTTGAGAATTTTTACGATTTCTTACACCTGAACCGAGAGTTCAGGGATATGGACTTTAAGCACAACTTGGATCAGAAGCTCAAGATCATCACTCGCGCAGAAGAACTGGCGCAAGAAACCGATGTTTCTAAAGCCTTTAGAGAACTGCAGATGCTACACAAGGTTTGGAAGGAAGAATTGGGTCCTGTAGCTAAGCAATACAGAGACGAGGTCTGGGAGAAGTTCAGCGCTGCCACTAAGGTCATACACGACAAACGTATGGCTGCGCAGCAAGAAATGGAGAAATCCTATGAGACCAACTATTTGCAAAAGCAGGAGGTCATCAACAGCATAAAAGAGACAACAGCGCAAGTAAAACCTACGCATCAAGCCTGGCAGCAAGCCATTAAGAAGGTCCAGGATCTTAGAAATCTGTTTTTCGAGATCGGCAAGGTTCCCCGCGCGAAGAATCAAGAGATCTGGGATGCTTTTAAAGCCAGCACTCGCGATTTCAACAAACACAAGAACGACTTCTACAAGCAGCAAAAGAAGCAACAGTATACCAATCTGGAAAAGAAGCTGGAACTTATCGCTACGGCAGAAAAGTACAAGGATTCCGACAATTTCGAGGAAGCCACGCCAATCATGAAGCGTATCCAAACGGAATGGAAACAGATTGGGCATGTTCCGCGCAAGGATAGTGATCGGATCTGGAGTGAGTTCAAAGCGGCTTGTAATCACTATTTTGAACGTTTGCACAACAAACGCAATGCAGCCAATAAAGAGGAAACAGAAGCTTTTGAGAAGAAAAAGGCCTTGTTAGATCAATTATCAGGATTTAAAGCCTCCAAGGATACGGAGAAAGACCTTGCAAGTCTGAAAACGCTTTTAGAAGATTGGAAAGCCGCCGGGCGTGTACCTTTTAATAAGAAGAATATAGAGTCGAAGTTCCAAAAATCTTTAGATCAGGCCTTTGGCGCTTTGAACATGGATAAGATGGAGGCCGAAATGATCAAATACGACGCTAAACTGGAATCGCTTAAATCCAATAATGATCCACGTAAACTCAACAACGAAAAGATCTACGTGAGTAAAAAGATCGACGAGGTGGTGCAAGAGATCAATCAGTTGGAGAATAATTTGGGCTTTTTCCAAAACAGCGATGCGTCAAACCCCCTGTTTAAGGAAGTGCAAAACAATATCGAGAGGCACAAAGAAAATCTTGAGTTATGGCGCGCCAAGTTGAATAAACTCAGAGCCTTGGATTGA
- a CDS encoding class I SAM-dependent methyltransferase, producing the protein MNLFCPLCHSKDAVPFYKDRLNHFWQCKKCLGLYRDPTNVPKPADEKARYLTHNNDVNDPGYRKFVSSIVDYILSNFNTHNKGLDYGAGTGPVAAVMLHEAGYSVNLYDPFFHPQTSPLEHTYDFIICCEVMEHFHDPKLEFEKLYALLNLGGALICKTDLYTEDIDFKKWYYKNDPTHVFIYHKNSVEQLAVSLGYELNFIDERTIVFKRPA; encoded by the coding sequence TTGAATTTGTTCTGCCCGCTCTGTCATAGTAAAGACGCAGTCCCCTTCTACAAGGACCGCTTGAATCATTTCTGGCAGTGTAAAAAATGCCTTGGACTTTACAGAGATCCGACAAACGTTCCCAAGCCAGCAGATGAAAAGGCCCGTTATCTCACCCACAATAACGACGTGAATGACCCTGGGTATCGGAAATTTGTCAGCTCCATCGTTGACTATATCCTATCTAATTTTAATACTCATAATAAAGGACTCGATTACGGCGCCGGAACAGGACCTGTAGCTGCAGTAATGCTACATGAAGCAGGATATTCGGTAAACTTATACGACCCCTTCTTTCATCCGCAGACCTCCCCGCTGGAGCACACCTATGACTTTATAATCTGTTGCGAGGTCATGGAACATTTTCACGATCCTAAACTAGAATTTGAGAAACTTTACGCCTTGTTAAATCTGGGCGGGGCGCTAATCTGCAAGACCGACCTCTATACAGAAGACATCGACTTTAAAAAATGGTATTACAAGAACGATCCGACCCATGTTTTTATATACCATAAAAATAGTGTGGAGCAGCTTGCTGTTTCACTTGGATATGAGCTGAACTTTATAGACGAAAGAACAATTGTCTTTAAGCGTCCCGCTTAG
- the mazG gene encoding nucleoside triphosphate pyrophosphohydrolase has product MNSRQDQLQALDRLLTIMDELREQCPWDKKQTMESLRHLTIEETYELGDAILDKDLDGVRGELGDLLLHIFFYAKIGSEKKAFDIADVAHAISEKLINRHPHIYGDIEVANEEEVKQNWEKLKLKEGKKSVLEGVPKSLPAMVKANRIQDKVAGVGFDWEAPHQVFEKLQEELEEFQHEVDKGDKVAMEAEFGDVLFSMINYARFLKIDPESALERTNKKFSKRFQFLEKAAAAQNRSLSEMSLDEMDLIWEQAKRDA; this is encoded by the coding sequence ATGAACTCACGTCAAGATCAACTCCAGGCTTTAGACCGATTATTAACCATTATGGATGAGCTGCGCGAGCAGTGCCCATGGGATAAGAAGCAGACCATGGAGTCCTTACGCCATTTGACCATAGAGGAGACCTATGAACTCGGCGATGCTATATTGGACAAGGATTTGGATGGTGTGCGTGGCGAGCTTGGGGATCTGCTTTTGCATATTTTCTTTTATGCCAAGATCGGTAGCGAGAAAAAGGCCTTTGATATAGCCGATGTCGCTCACGCGATCTCAGAAAAGCTCATAAATAGACATCCGCACATCTATGGCGACATAGAAGTGGCCAATGAAGAAGAAGTAAAGCAGAACTGGGAGAAACTCAAATTAAAGGAAGGTAAAAAGAGCGTTTTGGAAGGAGTGCCCAAATCTCTGCCGGCTATGGTGAAAGCAAATCGAATTCAAGACAAGGTTGCTGGAGTTGGTTTCGACTGGGAAGCTCCGCATCAGGTTTTTGAAAAACTACAAGAAGAGCTCGAAGAGTTTCAGCACGAGGTAGATAAGGGTGATAAAGTAGCTATGGAAGCGGAGTTTGGCGATGTTCTGTTCTCTATGATCAACTATGCTCGTTTTTTAAAGATAGATCCGGAGAGCGCTTTAGAACGCACCAATAAGAAATTCAGCAAGCGTTTTCAATTCTTGGAAAAAGCTGCAGCGGCCCAAAATAGGAGTCTGTCCGAGATGTCATTAGATGAGATGGACCTTATTTGGGAGCAAGCTAAGCGGGACGCTTAA
- a CDS encoding DUF5606 domain-containing protein codes for MSLEKIMAISGKPGLYELKTQTRTGFLAQSLADGKTLSVSARHNVSLLSEIAIYTLSEEVPLAEVFEKISNKENGGEAISHKSSKDELEAYFFEVLPDYDEDRVYASDIKKVVQWYNLLQKNGHTSFAADEEE; via the coding sequence ATGAGTTTAGAAAAGATCATGGCCATTTCTGGCAAACCGGGACTTTACGAATTGAAAACCCAAACCCGTACCGGTTTTTTAGCACAGTCTTTAGCAGATGGTAAAACCTTAAGCGTAAGCGCGCGTCACAACGTGAGCTTGCTCTCAGAGATCGCTATTTACACCTTGTCAGAAGAGGTGCCTTTAGCGGAGGTGTTTGAAAAGATCAGCAATAAAGAAAATGGAGGAGAAGCCATCAGCCATAAAAGCTCTAAAGATGAACTAGAGGCTTATTTCTTTGAAGTGCTTCCAGACTATGATGAAGATCGTGTTTATGCCAGTGACATCAAGAAAGTGGTACAGTGGTACAACCTTTTACAGAAGAATGGGCATACTTCTTTCGCTGCGGACGAAGAAGAATAG
- the def gene encoding peptide deformylase, with protein MILPIVAYGDPVLRKKAVNIDKDYPELDVLLENMFETMYGAHGIGLAAPQVGRAIRIFLVDATPFEDDEDLSEEERKMLSTFKKVFINAEIIEETGDEWAFNEGCLSIPDIREDVFRQDTITIKYQDENFKEHTETYSGIAARIIQHEYDHIEGILFTDKLSPLKKRLIKGKLNNISKGKVSIDYRMRFPNQKKKR; from the coding sequence ATGATTTTACCTATAGTGGCATACGGCGATCCCGTTTTGCGAAAAAAAGCGGTCAACATTGATAAAGACTATCCGGAGCTCGATGTCTTATTAGAGAATATGTTCGAAACCATGTATGGGGCTCACGGTATTGGGTTGGCGGCTCCGCAGGTGGGTCGGGCAATTCGCATATTTTTGGTCGATGCAACTCCTTTTGAAGATGACGAAGACCTCTCCGAAGAAGAAAGAAAAATGCTTTCCACCTTTAAGAAGGTGTTTATCAATGCCGAGATCATAGAAGAAACAGGAGATGAATGGGCTTTTAATGAAGGTTGTTTAAGCATTCCGGATATCCGAGAAGATGTATTCCGTCAGGATACCATCACCATAAAATATCAAGACGAGAATTTTAAAGAACACACTGAGACTTATAGCGGCATTGCAGCGCGAATCATTCAACACGAATACGACCATATAGAAGGAATCTTATTTACAGATAAACTTTCGCCTCTAAAAAAACGCCTTATAAAAGGTAAGCTCAATAACATCAGCAAGGGGAAGGTCAGTATTGACTACCGAATGCGATTCCCAAATCAAAAAAAGAAACGTTAA
- the ruvX gene encoding Holliday junction resolvase RuvX has protein sequence MPRIIAIDYGSKRCGLAVTDPLRLIASGLTTVATPDLIAYLQEYFKAEEVDLIVLGQPKRHDGSFSDIESEILVFIEKLRLAFPDMAVKRVDERFTSKMAFKAMIDGGLSKKQRQNKAMVDQVSATIILQDYLEYHL, from the coding sequence ATGCCCAGAATTATTGCCATAGACTACGGAAGCAAGCGCTGCGGATTAGCAGTGACAGATCCGCTGCGATTGATCGCCTCGGGATTGACCACGGTCGCGACCCCAGATTTGATAGCCTATTTACAGGAGTATTTTAAAGCTGAGGAAGTAGATCTAATTGTATTGGGACAACCCAAAAGACACGACGGCAGTTTTTCGGACATTGAAAGTGAGATCCTCGTTTTTATTGAGAAGTTGCGTCTGGCTTTTCCAGACATGGCTGTAAAAAGAGTAGATGAGCGATTCACCAGTAAAATGGCTTTTAAAGCCATGATAGACGGCGGCTTGTCTAAAAAACAACGCCAGAACAAGGCGATGGTTGACCAGGTGAGTGCAACCATTATATTACAAGACTATTTAGAATACCATTTATGA